Genomic segment of Hydra vulgaris chromosome 08, alternate assembly HydraT2T_AEP:
atacaaataatttttttattatattttgatttttgaagatattttgatttattttacacCGTCAGGTTGCCATAGTTGTGATATAATGGGTAAAAAGCGTGATTAATAACTTTGTTAAAGGTAAAATAAATGCACTATTTTCGGAGGGCTATTCTCAAAGTAGTAtagcaaaacaattaaaaatatcaagatgTGCCGTGCAAAATGCTTTACGTGTGTTCAAGACTATTCAAATCGCAAAAATTATGGTAGAAAATGTGTGAGTACATCACGAGAAGACcgttttttaaagaatgttgTTAATAGTGAGCCCCACACAACATCTGCAAGGTTATCACAACTTGCTATTGAAAGAGGACTTACTATCAGTTCGAGAACAATTAGAAGAAGGTTGTGCTATGACTTTGGTCTAGTTGCAAGAAGACCAGCTAAAAAACCTTTATTAACTCCATCTCAATTTCAAGCTAGGATTAAATTTTGTAAGAGTTTAAAAGACAAGACACCGGAATGGTGGGAACGCGTAATGTTTACAGACGAAAGTACGTTTCAACAGATTAGAAGCACGGGCTATAACTATGTTAGAAGACCTGTGGGAGAACGCTTGAATCCAAAGTATACcataaaaacagtaaaacatCCTCCTTTAGTCATGGTATGGGGAGCAATCATAGCGCAAGACCGATGCGGGTCGCACATCtttaaaaaaggtgaaaaagtCAATGCACAAAATTATCTAAGTGTATTGAAAGATAAAGTGAAACTGCATATGTAAATTACTAAAACCAGCATTTTCCAGCAAGATTCAGCACCTTGTCATACAGTTAAAACAGTTAAGAAGTGGTTTACTGATGATAAAATTGAATTAAGTTCACCCGATCTTAATGTTATCGAGAACTGCTGGAATATAATGAAGCAGAAAGTTACAGCACATCAGCCAAAATCTGAAGGACATcttcaaaaagttaaagaagTGTGGACTAATGAAATCACTCgagaattttgtaaaacattagTACATTGAATCCCAAGAAGAATACAAGCTGTGGTTGTTAATAAGGGACATCCGACAAAGTATTGAATTATAACATTCAAGTTATTTAAACTGTACTATTGCTATAATTTGGTgctataactattattttattgaatattaacaatatttgataatttttatctattttttttcatttgttttacattttctattgtgtttattcaataaaaatttacactgcaaattttgagttattttttatgatatgccTTAATTTTTTGGCcactactgtatatatatatatatatatatatatatatatatatatatatatatatatatatatatatatatatatatatataaatatagtaaaaactttatatatatatataaatatagataaaagatagataagtgtttttactaatttatatatatatatatatataaattagtaaaaacacttatctatcTTTTATCTTCAACATAatgtttcaccatcagtagattcttcagaatatatatatatatatatatatatatatatatatatatatatatatatatatatatatatatatatatatatatatatatatatatatatatatatatatatatatatatatatatattatcttttatatatatatagtatcttttatatacatatagtatcttttatatatatagtatcttttgattgtaaattaacttttatgttttcatattttcatgttttttttgtttttgttttttgttgctgttggtttttgttttcttgaatgaatttttaaatttttttttttaatgaacaactttgaaatttgaatatatatagcATTGCATGACCGTAAGTTAACCTTATGTTATTGAGATTAAATTACTTCCTTaacttgtattaaaaataacttcgaAAGACtctattaaactattttgcattttatataaacttctttgaaacattttgcttttttctctcaattttaattttatttacaacgtatttatataaatgtctagaATAAACAAGGGACTTGGTGAAAAGGCAAACCTGTTttcttctcgtccttgccatttatatatatattataaaacgcggaacttgtaaatatttgtacggctaaataaataaataaaataaaaaaaagcatgagCAGTTCTGTCAAACTTGCGTTTTTTTCATTAGGCCCTCCAGGGCCGAAAAGGCCAGCATTAAAATGAAAAGACACAGttgtcagtttttaaaaaaagtcctctatatcttgaaatttttatatataaaaaaggccTTAAAAAAACGTAAGGGAGCACGTCTACGTGTCACTAGAGGGCATGGCACAAGTCATGCCCACTAGTGAAACGTCGTCCCGGGGCCCCTTAGGTATTAACCATGGCCTCAAGTGACGTTGCTGAGAAACACTTCTCTTAGCTTTgctattgtaaagttttttttttaattagtcaaataaataatagcttattgcgtaaaaaaaaaagaaaaaattttttcttacagTTCCGcggaaagacaaaaaaattttattccgAAACCGGAAAACCGCCCTAAATTTTGAGGCTAGCCATGCGCAACAATGGAATAATGTCTCGAGCATAACTCAAGACTgaggataaataaaaatattctttaaaatatggATCAAAACAAGCAATTCTTGCTATCACTGTCTATCGTTGGAATTACTGCGggtgtgttttattttttatggatcaataaaagtaaaaaaacacttattgcTCTTGATCGAGAAAAAAAGCAACCATTCAAATTAAtcgaaaaacaaattataaaccATGACACAAGACGATTTCGTTTTGCACTACAATCTCCAGAACATGTTTTAGGTCTGCCTATAGGAAAACACATGTATTTATCAGCGaaaattgatgaaaaacttGTTGTTCGTCCTTATACTCCAGTTACATCCGATGATGAATTAGGATATTTTGATCTTGTAATTAAagtatatttcaaaaatgtacACCCAAAATTTCCCGATGGTGGGAAAATGACTCAATATcttgaaaatatgaaaattggTGATACTATTGATGTGCGGGGACCATCAGGATATCTATCTTATATAGGATGTGGAGAATTTAAAGTTGAAGAACCAAAAAAGCCTACTCGTACAATGAAGTGTAGAAATCTTGGATTAATAGCTGGTGGTACTGGAATTACCCCAATGCTGCAAGTTATAAGAGCCATTTTTAAGAATTCTAAAGATCGTACAAAGGTATACCTTATATTTGCCAACCAAACTGAAGAAGATATATTATTACGTAATGAGTTGGAACAGATTCTGCATGATCATAAAGATCAGTTCTCACTTTGGTATACTTTGGATCGTCCAGCTAGTGGATGGATGTATGGAGTTGGTTTTATTACTGAAAAAATGATAAGTGAACATATGCCAACAAGTTCTGATGAGTCAGTTATTTTGATGTGTGGACCCCCTCCTATGATTAATTATGCATGTATACCAAATCTAGTGAAGCTCGGTTACAATGAAAAtcagtatttttctttttgattaacAAAATTGTATTGTTTTGCCAAATACACTAATATACAATGAATGATATAATTAGTTGTAGTTTTCAGATGTTTTGTTTGAAACcaggatatttaaaaaaagttaaggtcTGTTAGGCCAtagttgttttatctttttttagttctaaattatttttttcaattgcttaaaaaaatattttcaactttaattttgaaatatatgcatcactattattatattataaattgatGAGTTATAAATAATCTAGTTggtgttaaaattttatctatatcaatagtattgataaaattgtttatatgttaCAATTTATAGCATTATTTAGATAGACTTGCCTGGTATTATACTAAT
This window contains:
- the LOC100201699 gene encoding NADH-cytochrome b5 reductase 3 — encoded protein: MDQNKQFLLSLSIVGITAGVFYFLWINKSKKTLIALDREKKQPFKLIEKQIINHDTRRFRFALQSPEHVLGLPIGKHMYLSAKIDEKLVVRPYTPVTSDDELGYFDLVIKVYFKNVHPKFPDGGKMTQYLENMKIGDTIDVRGPSGYLSYIGCGEFKVEEPKKPTRTMKCRNLGLIAGGTGITPMLQVIRAIFKNSKDRTKVYLIFANQTEEDILLRNELEQILHDHKDQFSLWYTLDRPASGWMYGVGFITEKMISEHMPTSSDESVILMCGPPPMINYACIPNLVKLGYNENQYFSF